From the Perca flavescens isolate YP-PL-M2 chromosome 21, PFLA_1.0, whole genome shotgun sequence genome, one window contains:
- the znf646 gene encoding zinc finger protein 646 isoform X2, translating into MALQNTGRKKVFPCKQCGIVCPNMPSLLKHMDAHLEQEEERKFKCDECGRGYRHAGSLANHKKTHEVGTFQCNICGKENSNALALKSHLRSHTSQKKYSCAECGKGFRLATQLTTHEKVHLARRVKEQSFRKVDMDYSTHEVENDHPHHLSEQSASAGTSTENSPAEDKTEVVYNAESETSEDAANRPFRCDLCDKSYIHHRSLTNHKKTHQVGMFECTVCFKLFNNMAALYSHQRSHKARSVTDPDSMGGSHTAVPPDQFSPQSQDDPGNFCHLCQVLFPNDEEFQEHIQMHNSSSLSFGLQDTVSENHNISYDSSIASPESNFYASPINNVPSVSSIDNHLGFDQPQEQIRSNSQVYSDCSNNQTPPSSSTQGEPPIIDTSILNPALKHAQNTDRATEMEETSTVGSDERPFKCHICGKSYRHSGSLINHKRSHQVGIYQCSFCRKSYPHLAALKSHLRLHKAQSSFGLNDEGDWLSSEPLTLDNQQGSFSSQDEEEEEEEEEDDDHTLPVLGMDQENGVEHNNGALYHEHFNQNFSQDMTVHLPHNEHLMQRHMCADCGETFADIAGIKSHSCPLLQQQHDTTSSDYGSNIHFQDNDHCAIGNPGSHVEFHGLNESHGPSYFEQNFRDNMNSDQLNGGGEGDNAEEEDDDDGDLYQCSLCGNSYTSMMALRSHLRGHTQSHDTPASSGPSSMSSHEEVKDDETGEMMICSTCGESFANRQDLITHQLLHNKDQVDNATHLHMNNSDVPGGKEEAQSIICGSCGIFCTSYHNLENHGCTAERTDESTQGKEEINVNDVAQHEDTSHVKETVDAEDRQYKCDQCGRSYRHAGSLLNHKKSHKTGVFRCLVCQKRFYNLLALKNHQRSHFDIKRHTCNECGKAFKIQKQLLNHLKRHKENQAKIQDLNNQIQALMQMNGPRSDGEVQSLTSNANQAFTLSRRCKQLPGRKRGQTKRETTVKLEDAGDQRPFACDQCGRTYRHAGSLVNHRNSHKTAHTCDGPSGSIDAQRNMSPNKVERPFTCNICNRSYRHAGSLLNHKNTHKTGHFSCTFCSKPFTNPMALRNHTRIHTQKKKYACLTCGKAFRLASILHNHQRIHNRVASHFSCPACGKSFQGRSGLKRHRCRRGQENSPRTGVQQSERGDKCFMCDLCGRSYRHAGSLLNHKKTHSENLHHCTLCLQTFPDPLTLQIHSQMRRHCCPECGKTFCLVAHLQSHMEVHAKDRSVVCSPCQQSFPNTASYQQHQDMHHRAQDLYQQGVDEPVNGNICWDSGINQTLVMDGVHKQVPPPLSHIPGSIAHSQKSNESAGTEEKSHVCEHCGRTYRHAGSLLNHKNSHKTGSFFCSICQKEFTNLMALKNHRRIHTEPKRYQCLECGKAFRVSTQLICHRRIHTKEKPFACLLCDKSFSSKSNLRHHQKMHQNAQAYDSSFSMDANAFMDLDMGSFL; encoded by the exons ATGGCACTGCAAAACACTGGCAGGAAAAAAGTTTTCCCTTGCAAACAATGTGGCATTGTATGTCCTAATATGCCCAGTCTGCTTAAGCACATGGATGCTCATCTTGAACAAGAGGAAGAACGCAAATTTAAATGTGATGAATGTGGACGTGGTTATAGGCATGCAGGTAGCTTAGCTAACCACAAAAAGACTCATGAAGTAGGTACTTTTCAATGTAACATCTGTGGTAAAGAAAACTCTAATGCTTTGGCCCTGAAGAGTCATCTCCGGAGCCACACTTCACAGAAAAAGTACTCCTGTGCCGAATGTGGGAAAGGTTTTCGTCTGGCAACACAACTGACTACCCATGAGAAGGTTCACCTTGCCAGGCGAGTAAAGGAGCAGTCGTTTAGAAAGGTAGATATGGACTATTCCACACATGAAGTTGAAAATGATCACCCACATCATCTCAGTGAGCAGTCTGCAAGTGCTGGGACTTCTACAGAAAATAGCCCTGCTGAGGACAAGACAGAGGTTGTTTATAACGCAGAATCTGAGACTTCTGAGGATGCAGCAAATCGACCTTTCAGATGTGATTTGTGTGACAAATCATACATACACCATCGAAGCCTGACCAATCATAAAAAGACTCACCAAGTGGGAATGTTTGAGTGCACAGTGTGTTTCAAACTGTTTAATAACATGGCGGCACTCTACAGCCACCAGAGATCTCACAAGGCAAGAAGTGTGACAGACCCTGATTCAATGGGTGGGTCACACACCGCCGTACCACCGGACCAGTTTTCACCTCAGAGCCAGGATGATCCAGGAAATTTTTGCCATTTGTGTCAGGTACTATTCCCCAATGATGAAGAGTTCCAGGAACACATCCAAATGCATAACTCTTCATCTCTGTCGTTTGGCCTTCAAGATACCGTGTCAGAGAACCATAATATATCATATGACAGCAGTATTGCTTCACCTGAGTCAAATTTTTATGCATCTCCTATAAATAATGTTCCCTCAGTATCCTCAATAGATAATCATTTAGGCTTTGATCAGCCACAGGAGCAGATTAGAAGTAACAGTCAGGTGTACTCGGACTGCTCCAACAATCAAACACCACCTTCCAGTAGCACTCAGGGAGAACCCCCAATCATAGACACGAGCATTCTCAATCCTGCCCTGAAGCACGCTCAAAACACTGACCGTGCAACTGAAATGGAAGAGACTTCAACTGTAGGTTCCGACGAGCGTCCCTTCAAGTGTCATATATGCGGTAAAAGCTACCGGCACTCTGGGAGCCTCATCAACCACAAGAGGTCACATCAGGTTGGGATTTACCAATGTTCCTTCTGCAGAAAGAGCTATCCTCACCTGGCTGCCCTCAAAAGTCATCTTCGTCTCCACAAAGCTCAGTCATCTTTTGGCCTCAACGATGAGGGAGACTGGCTCTCCTCAGAGCCTCTGACTCTGGATAACCAGCAGGGCAGCTTCTCCTCtcaagatgaggaggaggaggaggaggaggaggaggatgatgatcACACTCTCCCTGTGCTTGGTATGGATCAGGAGAATGGAGTTGAACACAACAATGGAGCTTTGTACCATGAGCATTTTAATCAGAACTTTTCCCAGGATATGACTGTGCATCTACCTCACAACGAACACCTGATGCAGAGACACATGTGTGCAGACTGTGGTGAAACATTTGCAGATATTGCAGGGATTAAGTCTCACAGTTGCCCACTGCTACAGCAGCAACATGACACTACTAGCAGTGACTATGGCAGTAATATACATTTCCAGGACAATGATCACTGTGCCATTGGAAATCCAGGAAGTCATGTTGAGTTCCATGGTCTGAATGAAAGCCACGGCCCAAGTTACTTTGAACAGAACTTCCGTGACAATATGAACAGTGATCAGCTGAATGGTGGCGGAGAAGGTGATAAtgctgaggaggaggatgatgatgacGGAGATCTTTATCAGTGCTCTTTATGTGGAAACAGCTACACTAGCATGATGGCTCTCAGGAGCCATCTCCGAGGCCACACACAGTCCCACGATACTCCTGCAAGCTCAGGGCCTTCCTCCATGTCCTCCCATGAAGAAGTGAAAGATGATGAGACCGGAGAGATGATGATCTGTAGCACATGTGGGGAAAGTTTTGCCAATAGGCAGGACCTGATAACTCATCAGCTTCTACACAACAAGGACCAGGTAGATAATGCTACTCATTTACATATGAACAACAGTGATGTGCCTGGAGGCAAGGAGGAAGCACAGAGTATCATCTGTGGCAGCTGTGGCATCTTCTGCACCAGCTACCATAATCTTGAGAACCATGGTTGCACAGCTGAGAGGACAGATGAGTCCACACAAGGTAAAGAGGAAATTAATGTAAATGATGTTGCCCAGCATGAAGACACAAGTCACGTCAAAGAAACTGTTGATGCCGAAGATCGTCAGTACAAATGTGATCAGTGTGGGCGTTCATACAGACACGCAGGCTCCCTGCTTAACCACAAAAAGTCCCACAAAACCGGTGTATTCAGATGCCTCGTCTGCCAGAAGCGCTTCTACAACCTGTTGGCCCTTAAAAACCACCAGAGGTCCCACTTTGATATTAAGAG GCATACTTGCAATGAGTGTGGAAAAGCCTTCAAAATTCAGAAGCAGTTACTGAATCACCTGAAAAGGCACAAAGAGAACCAAGCTAAAATCCAGGACCTCAACAACCAGATCCAGGCCCTCATGCAGATGAATGGGCCCAGGTCAGACGGAGAAGTGCAGTCCTTAACTTCAAATGCCAATCAGGCTTTTACTTTGTCTCGGCGCTGCAAGCAGCTGCCTGGAAGGAAAAGAGGACAAACAAAGCGTGAGACTACAGTCAAATTAGAGGATGCGGGTGACCAACGGCCTTTTGCCTGTGACCAGTGTGGGCGTACATACCGCCACGCAGGAAGTCTAGTCAACCACAGGAACTCCCATAAAACAG CCCACACCTGTGATGGACCATCAGGCAGCATTGATGCACAAAGAAACATGTCTCCAAATAAAGTGGAGCGCCCTTTCACGTGCAACATATGTAATCGCAGCTACCGTCATGCAGGCTCACTCCTGAACCACAAAAACACCCACAAGACAGGACACTTCAGTTGCACCTTCTGCTCTAAGCCCTTCACTAACCCCATGGCTTTACGCAATCACACACGCATCCATACACAGAAGAAAAAGTATGCATGTCTCACATGTGGAAAGGCCTTCCGCCTCGCCAGTATCCTGCACAACCACCAGAGGATCCACAACCGGGTGGCGAGTCACTTCAGCTGTCCTGCATGTGGAAAGAGCTTCCAGGGCAGGTCTGGCTTAAAGAGGCACCGCTGCCGCAGAGGTCAGGAGAACTCCCCGAGAACTGGAGTCCAGCAGTCAGAGAGGGGAGACAAGTGCTTCAT GTGTGACCTGTGTGGGCGCTCCTACCGCCACGCTGGCTCTCTCCTCAACCATAAAAAGACACACTCCGAAAACCTCCACCACTGTACCTTGTGTCTCCAGACATTTCCTGACCCTCTCACTCTACAGATACACTCCCAGATGAGGCGTCACTGCTGCCCCGAGTGTGGCAAGACCTTCTGTCTGGTCGCACACCTACAGAGCCACATGGAGGTGCACGCTAAGGACCGGTCTGTGGTCTGCAGCCCCTGCCAGCAGAGCTTTCCCAACACAGCCAGCTACCAGCAGCACCAGGACATGCACCACAGGGCTCAGGACCTCTATCAACAAGGCGTGGATGAACCTGTAAATGGCAACATCTGCTGGGACTCAGGAATAAATCAGACCTTAGTGATGGATGGGGTGCACAAGCAGGTTCCACCACCTTTGTCCCATATTCCAGGAAGCATCGCTCATTCACAGAAGAGTAACGAGTCTGCTGGTACAGAGGAGAAGAGCCATGTGTGCGAGCACTGCGGGCGCACTTACCGCCACGCCGGCTCCCTCCTCAACCACAAGAACAGCCACAAGACAGGCTCCTTCTTCTGCTCCATCTGCCAGAAGGAGTTTACCAACCTTATGGCTCTCAAGAACCACCGACGCATTCATACGGAGCCCAAGCGCTACCAATGTCTTGAGTGCGGGAAGGCGTTCCGCGTGTCCACTCAGCTCATATGCCACCGACGAATCCACACCAAAGAGAAGCCTTTTGCCTGCCTTCTGTGCGACAAGAGCTTTTCCAGCAAGTCCAACCTGCGGCACCATCAGAAGATGCACCAGAACGCCCAGGCCTACGACTCCTCTTTTAGCATGGATGCCAACGCGTTTATGGACTTGGACATGGGGTCTTTCCTTTGA
- the znf646 gene encoding zinc finger protein 646 isoform X1, giving the protein MALQNTGRKKVFPCKQCGIVCPNMPSLLKHMDAHLEQEEERKFKCDECGRGYRHAGSLANHKKTHEVGTFQCNICGKENSNALALKSHLRSHTSQKKYSCAECGKGFRLATQLTTHEKVHLARRVKEQSFRKVDMDYSTHEVENDHPHHLSEQSASAGTSTENSPAEDKTEVVYNAESETSEDAANRPFRCDLCDKSYIHHRSLTNHKKTHQVGMFECTVCFKLFNNMAALYSHQRSHKARSVTDPDSMGGSHTAVPPDQFSPQSQDDPGNFCHLCQVLFPNDEEFQEHIQMHNSSSLSFGLQDTVSENHNISYDSSIASPESNFYASPINNVPSVSSIDNHLGFDQPQEQIRSNSQVYSDCSNNQTPPSSSTQGEPPIIDTSILNPALKHAQNTDRATEMEETSTVGSDERPFKCHICGKSYRHSGSLINHKRSHQVGIYQCSFCRKSYPHLAALKSHLRLHKAQSSFGLNDEGDWLSSEPLTLDNQQGSFSSQDEEEEEEEEEDDDHTLPVLGMDQENGVEHNNGALYHEHFNQNFSQDMTVHLPHNEHLMQRHMCADCGETFADIAGIKSHSCPLLQQQHDTTSSDYGSNIHFQDNDHCAIGNPGSHVEFHGLNESHGPSYFEQNFRDNMNSDQLNGGGEGDNAEEEDDDDGDLYQCSLCGNSYTSMMALRSHLRGHTQSHDTPASSGPSSMSSHEEVKDDETGEMMICSTCGESFANRQDLITHQLLHNKDQVDNATHLHMNNSDVPGGKEEAQSIICGSCGIFCTSYHNLENHGCTAERTDESTQGKEEINVNDVAQHEDTSHVKETVDAEDRQYKCDQCGRSYRHAGSLLNHKKSHKTGVFRCLVCQKRFYNLLALKNHQRSHFDIKRHTCNECGKAFKIQKQLLNHLKRHKENQAKIQDLNNQIQALMQMNGPRSDGEVQSLTSNANQAFTLSRRCKQLPGRKRGQTKRETTVKLEDAGDQRPFACDQCGRTYRHAGSLVNHRNSHKTGEYYCSVCNNTYSNQLAMKNHLRTHFAYKKHSCQNCGKGFRGKKQLLAHVCAGIRKDVAAGRRGLKSRALKCKECKQVFLSVDQLTAHTCDGPSGSIDAQRNMSPNKVERPFTCNICNRSYRHAGSLLNHKNTHKTGHFSCTFCSKPFTNPMALRNHTRIHTQKKKYACLTCGKAFRLASILHNHQRIHNRVASHFSCPACGKSFQGRSGLKRHRCRRGQENSPRTGVQQSERGDKCFMCDLCGRSYRHAGSLLNHKKTHSENLHHCTLCLQTFPDPLTLQIHSQMRRHCCPECGKTFCLVAHLQSHMEVHAKDRSVVCSPCQQSFPNTASYQQHQDMHHRAQDLYQQGVDEPVNGNICWDSGINQTLVMDGVHKQVPPPLSHIPGSIAHSQKSNESAGTEEKSHVCEHCGRTYRHAGSLLNHKNSHKTGSFFCSICQKEFTNLMALKNHRRIHTEPKRYQCLECGKAFRVSTQLICHRRIHTKEKPFACLLCDKSFSSKSNLRHHQKMHQNAQAYDSSFSMDANAFMDLDMGSFL; this is encoded by the exons ATGGCACTGCAAAACACTGGCAGGAAAAAAGTTTTCCCTTGCAAACAATGTGGCATTGTATGTCCTAATATGCCCAGTCTGCTTAAGCACATGGATGCTCATCTTGAACAAGAGGAAGAACGCAAATTTAAATGTGATGAATGTGGACGTGGTTATAGGCATGCAGGTAGCTTAGCTAACCACAAAAAGACTCATGAAGTAGGTACTTTTCAATGTAACATCTGTGGTAAAGAAAACTCTAATGCTTTGGCCCTGAAGAGTCATCTCCGGAGCCACACTTCACAGAAAAAGTACTCCTGTGCCGAATGTGGGAAAGGTTTTCGTCTGGCAACACAACTGACTACCCATGAGAAGGTTCACCTTGCCAGGCGAGTAAAGGAGCAGTCGTTTAGAAAGGTAGATATGGACTATTCCACACATGAAGTTGAAAATGATCACCCACATCATCTCAGTGAGCAGTCTGCAAGTGCTGGGACTTCTACAGAAAATAGCCCTGCTGAGGACAAGACAGAGGTTGTTTATAACGCAGAATCTGAGACTTCTGAGGATGCAGCAAATCGACCTTTCAGATGTGATTTGTGTGACAAATCATACATACACCATCGAAGCCTGACCAATCATAAAAAGACTCACCAAGTGGGAATGTTTGAGTGCACAGTGTGTTTCAAACTGTTTAATAACATGGCGGCACTCTACAGCCACCAGAGATCTCACAAGGCAAGAAGTGTGACAGACCCTGATTCAATGGGTGGGTCACACACCGCCGTACCACCGGACCAGTTTTCACCTCAGAGCCAGGATGATCCAGGAAATTTTTGCCATTTGTGTCAGGTACTATTCCCCAATGATGAAGAGTTCCAGGAACACATCCAAATGCATAACTCTTCATCTCTGTCGTTTGGCCTTCAAGATACCGTGTCAGAGAACCATAATATATCATATGACAGCAGTATTGCTTCACCTGAGTCAAATTTTTATGCATCTCCTATAAATAATGTTCCCTCAGTATCCTCAATAGATAATCATTTAGGCTTTGATCAGCCACAGGAGCAGATTAGAAGTAACAGTCAGGTGTACTCGGACTGCTCCAACAATCAAACACCACCTTCCAGTAGCACTCAGGGAGAACCCCCAATCATAGACACGAGCATTCTCAATCCTGCCCTGAAGCACGCTCAAAACACTGACCGTGCAACTGAAATGGAAGAGACTTCAACTGTAGGTTCCGACGAGCGTCCCTTCAAGTGTCATATATGCGGTAAAAGCTACCGGCACTCTGGGAGCCTCATCAACCACAAGAGGTCACATCAGGTTGGGATTTACCAATGTTCCTTCTGCAGAAAGAGCTATCCTCACCTGGCTGCCCTCAAAAGTCATCTTCGTCTCCACAAAGCTCAGTCATCTTTTGGCCTCAACGATGAGGGAGACTGGCTCTCCTCAGAGCCTCTGACTCTGGATAACCAGCAGGGCAGCTTCTCCTCtcaagatgaggaggaggaggaggaggaggaggaggatgatgatcACACTCTCCCTGTGCTTGGTATGGATCAGGAGAATGGAGTTGAACACAACAATGGAGCTTTGTACCATGAGCATTTTAATCAGAACTTTTCCCAGGATATGACTGTGCATCTACCTCACAACGAACACCTGATGCAGAGACACATGTGTGCAGACTGTGGTGAAACATTTGCAGATATTGCAGGGATTAAGTCTCACAGTTGCCCACTGCTACAGCAGCAACATGACACTACTAGCAGTGACTATGGCAGTAATATACATTTCCAGGACAATGATCACTGTGCCATTGGAAATCCAGGAAGTCATGTTGAGTTCCATGGTCTGAATGAAAGCCACGGCCCAAGTTACTTTGAACAGAACTTCCGTGACAATATGAACAGTGATCAGCTGAATGGTGGCGGAGAAGGTGATAAtgctgaggaggaggatgatgatgacGGAGATCTTTATCAGTGCTCTTTATGTGGAAACAGCTACACTAGCATGATGGCTCTCAGGAGCCATCTCCGAGGCCACACACAGTCCCACGATACTCCTGCAAGCTCAGGGCCTTCCTCCATGTCCTCCCATGAAGAAGTGAAAGATGATGAGACCGGAGAGATGATGATCTGTAGCACATGTGGGGAAAGTTTTGCCAATAGGCAGGACCTGATAACTCATCAGCTTCTACACAACAAGGACCAGGTAGATAATGCTACTCATTTACATATGAACAACAGTGATGTGCCTGGAGGCAAGGAGGAAGCACAGAGTATCATCTGTGGCAGCTGTGGCATCTTCTGCACCAGCTACCATAATCTTGAGAACCATGGTTGCACAGCTGAGAGGACAGATGAGTCCACACAAGGTAAAGAGGAAATTAATGTAAATGATGTTGCCCAGCATGAAGACACAAGTCACGTCAAAGAAACTGTTGATGCCGAAGATCGTCAGTACAAATGTGATCAGTGTGGGCGTTCATACAGACACGCAGGCTCCCTGCTTAACCACAAAAAGTCCCACAAAACCGGTGTATTCAGATGCCTCGTCTGCCAGAAGCGCTTCTACAACCTGTTGGCCCTTAAAAACCACCAGAGGTCCCACTTTGATATTAAGAG GCATACTTGCAATGAGTGTGGAAAAGCCTTCAAAATTCAGAAGCAGTTACTGAATCACCTGAAAAGGCACAAAGAGAACCAAGCTAAAATCCAGGACCTCAACAACCAGATCCAGGCCCTCATGCAGATGAATGGGCCCAGGTCAGACGGAGAAGTGCAGTCCTTAACTTCAAATGCCAATCAGGCTTTTACTTTGTCTCGGCGCTGCAAGCAGCTGCCTGGAAGGAAAAGAGGACAAACAAAGCGTGAGACTACAGTCAAATTAGAGGATGCGGGTGACCAACGGCCTTTTGCCTGTGACCAGTGTGGGCGTACATACCGCCACGCAGGAAGTCTAGTCAACCACAGGAACTCCCATAAAACAGGTGAATATTACTGTTCAGTTTGTAACAACACTTACTCCAATCAACTAGCAATGAAGAACCACTTGCGCACCCACTTTGCATATAAAAAGCACTCTTGCCAAAACTGTGGAAAAGGCTTTAGGGGAAAGAAGCAGCTATTGGCCCATGTTTGTGCAGGCATCAGAAAGGATGTGGCCGCAGGCAGGAGGGGTCTAAAATCTAGAGCGTTGAAGTGTAAGGAATGTAAGCaggtctttctctctgttgacCAACTGACAGCCCACACCTGTGATGGACCATCAGGCAGCATTGATGCACAAAGAAACATGTCTCCAAATAAAGTGGAGCGCCCTTTCACGTGCAACATATGTAATCGCAGCTACCGTCATGCAGGCTCACTCCTGAACCACAAAAACACCCACAAGACAGGACACTTCAGTTGCACCTTCTGCTCTAAGCCCTTCACTAACCCCATGGCTTTACGCAATCACACACGCATCCATACACAGAAGAAAAAGTATGCATGTCTCACATGTGGAAAGGCCTTCCGCCTCGCCAGTATCCTGCACAACCACCAGAGGATCCACAACCGGGTGGCGAGTCACTTCAGCTGTCCTGCATGTGGAAAGAGCTTCCAGGGCAGGTCTGGCTTAAAGAGGCACCGCTGCCGCAGAGGTCAGGAGAACTCCCCGAGAACTGGAGTCCAGCAGTCAGAGAGGGGAGACAAGTGCTTCAT GTGTGACCTGTGTGGGCGCTCCTACCGCCACGCTGGCTCTCTCCTCAACCATAAAAAGACACACTCCGAAAACCTCCACCACTGTACCTTGTGTCTCCAGACATTTCCTGACCCTCTCACTCTACAGATACACTCCCAGATGAGGCGTCACTGCTGCCCCGAGTGTGGCAAGACCTTCTGTCTGGTCGCACACCTACAGAGCCACATGGAGGTGCACGCTAAGGACCGGTCTGTGGTCTGCAGCCCCTGCCAGCAGAGCTTTCCCAACACAGCCAGCTACCAGCAGCACCAGGACATGCACCACAGGGCTCAGGACCTCTATCAACAAGGCGTGGATGAACCTGTAAATGGCAACATCTGCTGGGACTCAGGAATAAATCAGACCTTAGTGATGGATGGGGTGCACAAGCAGGTTCCACCACCTTTGTCCCATATTCCAGGAAGCATCGCTCATTCACAGAAGAGTAACGAGTCTGCTGGTACAGAGGAGAAGAGCCATGTGTGCGAGCACTGCGGGCGCACTTACCGCCACGCCGGCTCCCTCCTCAACCACAAGAACAGCCACAAGACAGGCTCCTTCTTCTGCTCCATCTGCCAGAAGGAGTTTACCAACCTTATGGCTCTCAAGAACCACCGACGCATTCATACGGAGCCCAAGCGCTACCAATGTCTTGAGTGCGGGAAGGCGTTCCGCGTGTCCACTCAGCTCATATGCCACCGACGAATCCACACCAAAGAGAAGCCTTTTGCCTGCCTTCTGTGCGACAAGAGCTTTTCCAGCAAGTCCAACCTGCGGCACCATCAGAAGATGCACCAGAACGCCCAGGCCTACGACTCCTCTTTTAGCATGGATGCCAACGCGTTTATGGACTTGGACATGGGGTCTTTCCTTTGA